One window of the Pedobacter ginsengisoli genome contains the following:
- a CDS encoding glycosyltransferase family 2 protein, translating to MLLNNNQTVSVIIPMYNAADTIEETLHSVVNQTNKASEIIVVDDGSIDNSLGIVRDFAARHSDQNIKVIEKTNGGVSSARNAGMQIAKSSFFALLDSDDVWLPNKLERQMKVLLDNPLIDFLGSSRNNEVLKIFFKKIEVLHKASIKELLIKMYPQTSTAIFKRALYEKFGGYNEAMTHAEDGNLWIRYCANSNFYYLPESLVITGGGKPSFGHSGLSANLIEMQKGNEFTLKEAKKAKLISLPVFSVLYIFAKLKYVRRLLIILTRTK from the coding sequence ATGTTGCTTAACAACAACCAAACGGTTTCTGTAATAATACCAATGTATAATGCAGCTGATACAATCGAAGAAACGCTACATTCTGTAGTAAATCAAACAAATAAGGCATCTGAAATCATTGTTGTTGATGATGGCAGCATAGATAATTCATTGGGGATTGTAAGGGATTTTGCTGCAAGGCATTCAGATCAAAATATCAAGGTGATTGAGAAAACAAATGGAGGTGTGTCATCTGCCAGAAATGCGGGTATGCAAATTGCAAAAAGTAGCTTCTTTGCTTTGCTCGATTCAGATGATGTTTGGTTGCCTAATAAATTAGAAAGACAAATGAAGGTATTACTAGACAATCCATTAATTGATTTTCTTGGATCTAGTAGGAATAATGAAGTATTGAAAATATTTTTCAAGAAGATTGAAGTATTACATAAGGCCTCTATAAAAGAATTATTGATTAAGATGTATCCTCAAACTTCAACTGCCATTTTTAAGAGAGCACTTTATGAAAAATTTGGGGGATATAATGAAGCGATGACCCATGCGGAGGATGGGAATCTTTGGATACGGTATTGTGCTAACTCTAATTTCTACTATCTACCAGAATCATTGGTTATTACGGGTGGGGGGAAGCCAAGTTTTGGGCACAGTGGGTTATCCGCCAACTTAATTGAGATGCAAAAAGGTAACGAGTTTACTTTAAAAGAGGCAAAAAAAGCTAAACTAATTAGTCTTCC
- a CDS encoding O-antigen polymerase — MNTKWLTNPFFIYSLGFLLVFLVYTLRWSDKYPALSANLILFLFTTFLISFFLAFILEKFKRNEFEKIDPDKNRMFIVFSIYAGYFLEFVYSGGIPIILTIINPAYSYKDFTGIPTFHVILGTYGIFYSIYLFHQYICSEEKKKAFILYLVSVIPNILVINRGAVVIILIASLFIYLMEIGKVGIKKVLTIVLSLFLLIYFFGIIGNIRYKASKEDKAYILRIGGASEEFIRSNIPPEYYWGYLYIATPIGNMQNIVNQRNEQFNPGNIPYFVGTELLPDFISKRVVSLFSLDKNRGADRAEDFYVIRILNAPTVYFRSYYLLGWFGVWSMYIYSALIMLFYSFAISKSSKYYITGWACLATIILLNIFSNMWATAGTILFWPILATLISKIKFRDLLKRAK; from the coding sequence ATGAATACTAAATGGCTGACTAATCCTTTCTTTATTTATTCATTAGGGTTCTTACTAGTATTTTTGGTATACACCCTGCGTTGGTCTGACAAATATCCAGCCCTTTCAGCAAATCTTATTTTGTTTCTTTTTACAACATTTTTAATTTCATTTTTTCTTGCCTTCATTCTCGAAAAATTTAAAAGGAATGAATTTGAGAAAATTGATCCTGATAAAAATAGAATGTTTATTGTGTTTAGTATATATGCAGGATATTTCTTAGAATTTGTATATTCAGGTGGTATCCCAATTATTCTAACAATAATAAATCCAGCCTACAGCTATAAGGATTTTACAGGAATTCCTACTTTCCATGTTATATTAGGGACATATGGTATTTTTTACAGCATTTATTTATTCCACCAATACATCTGCTCAGAAGAAAAAAAGAAAGCGTTTATTTTATATTTAGTTTCTGTGATACCCAATATTTTGGTAATAAATCGAGGGGCTGTTGTGATTATCTTAATCGCAAGCCTTTTCATTTATTTAATGGAAATCGGTAAAGTGGGAATTAAGAAGGTGTTGACTATTGTACTATCACTATTTCTGCTGATATATTTTTTTGGAATTATAGGAAATATAAGGTATAAGGCAAGTAAAGAAGATAAAGCCTATATTTTGAGGATAGGGGGGGCATCAGAAGAATTTATAAGGAGTAATATTCCACCCGAATACTATTGGGGTTACCTATATATCGCCACGCCGATTGGCAATATGCAAAATATAGTTAATCAGAGAAATGAGCAATTTAATCCTGGAAACATTCCTTATTTTGTAGGTACTGAATTATTGCCCGATTTTATATCAAAAAGGGTAGTCTCATTATTCTCCTTAGACAAGAATAGAGGGGCAGATCGTGCCGAGGATTTTTATGTCATTAGAATATTGAACGCCCCAACCGTTTATTTTAGATCTTATTATCTGCTGGGTTGGTTTGGAGTATGGTCTATGTATATTTATTCTGCATTAATTATGCTCTTTTATTCTTTTGCGATTAGCAAAAGTTCGAAATATTATATAACAGGGTGGGCTTGTTTGGCAACCATCATATTATTGAATATATTTAGTAATATGTGGGCTACTGCAGGGACAATATTATTTTGGCCGATATTAGCAACGCTGATATCAAAAATAAAATTCAGAGATTTGTTAAAGAGAGCAAAATAG
- a CDS encoding acyltransferase has translation MSQSNFFIVLFRALFVKILYNRFFILHPRVKIKGIKNIETAYRLNVGVMDVGFSHRSDKTYLNIRGKLVLNGDYYIGRGSRLDIGVNAVVKIGKGGFINVNNTLIITRKLEIGDNCIISWNCQFLDDDFHEVQYKGKKKTENGIIIGDNVWIGCGVSIYKGTVIPSGCVIASNSVVRGVFATPNSIIAGNPAKVIMNEVTWS, from the coding sequence ATGTCTCAAAGCAATTTTTTTATAGTACTATTCAGAGCTTTATTTGTTAAAATACTTTATAATAGATTTTTTATACTTCATCCAAGAGTTAAGATTAAGGGTATAAAGAATATTGAGACTGCCTATAGATTGAATGTTGGTGTAATGGATGTTGGGTTTAGCCACAGATCGGATAAAACGTATCTTAATATAAGGGGCAAGCTAGTTTTAAATGGTGATTACTATATTGGAAGAGGTAGTCGATTAGATATTGGAGTAAATGCAGTTGTGAAAATTGGAAAGGGAGGCTTCATTAATGTGAACAATACCCTTATCATTACCAGGAAATTGGAAATTGGAGATAATTGTATAATTTCCTGGAATTGCCAATTTTTAGATGATGATTTTCATGAGGTCCAATACAAGGGAAAGAAGAAAACAGAGAATGGAATTATAATTGGAGATAATGTCTGGATTGGTTGTGGTGTTTCTATTTACAAGGGCACAGTTATTCCTAGTGGCTGTGTTATTGCATCAAATTCAGTTGTAAGAGGTGTTTTTGCTACTCCAAATTCGATTATTGCTGGGAATCCGGCTAAGGTCATTATGAACGAGGTAACCTGGAGTTAA